agttttactctctaacgagaccatggatccataaaacgaaagcaataatcaatgtactgtactataaaataaataagacagtattgtaggtgatacaacttaaaattattttttttttcatacctgcactgatgatagtcattgtttggatggggggattTTATCcgtttccgcagtcacacaatcaatcaatcagtagctgaactgggttccacacagtcgctaaaacaaattaaccgaaaaagccttaaaaacagaaacgttcgaaaaccaaggcgcagcttctgattggtgcaggcaccccagaaacaatagccaacagccgcattggacatttagcttccgaaaaacgttcggaaccagaacacttacttcctggtttttggcgtttgagaaccaaggcatttgggtaccaaggtgtttgggaaccaaggcgtttgagaaccactgtaaaTGCACAGATGAGTGAAAAAGGCATACGAGAATGCATTCTGTTTGGGGAAATCCAGTATACTGTATTAGggaaaagtgctttgcaaaaacgGGTATCTTAGAAAAAATATTCCATGCAAAGCttcattatatttggggaaattgctttgcaactaTAGGTTCGTTAGAGGAATCCGTATAGGAAAATGGGTCTATAGGGACAATTTTTCACTAAAACATTGAAGAATCTTCACGAGGATTTTGGGAGGCTGTTGCAAGCAAGACGTGCAGGGACAGCAGGCGAGAAAGGGTGGAGGTAGGAGAAGGAGGCAGGATGGCCATGTATTTACAAAATGGTCCTCGCAGCTGGTTTCCCACATCCCTAAATCCTGCCAGGGGCTGATGATAGCCCTTTCCTGCTGCCAGCTGGACTTTCCAAACACTGAAGCCCACCCTGTGCCTCTCGCTCCACAGGTGATGGCTGCCCACGTGCCCCAAGCCCCCGGGCTGCCCCAGATGCTCAAGGCGGGCATGAAGTACTTCAGTGGCCTACAGGAAACCCTCTTCAGCAACCTGACTGCCTGCAAAGCCTTGGTGCGCTCCTTGCGGACCTGTTACGGCCCCCTGGGCCGCAACAAGCTGGTGGTCAACCACCTCGGCAAGAACTTCCACACCTCCCATGCTGCCACTATCCTCCGGGAACTGGAGCTGGAGAACCCCGTGGCCTGCCTGCTCCGCACCGCGGCTGAGACGCAGAACGTGGAGACAGGGGACGGGACCAATTTTGTCATCCTCCTGACCGGGGCGCTCTTGGAGAACGCCGAGAAGCTCCTGCACTCGGGGCTGCCAGTGGTCCACATCCGGGCCGGCTACGAGATGGCCTGCAAGGAGGTCCTGCGCTTGCTCCCCGGCCTGTCCTGCTACGTTCTGAAGAACCCACGTGACGTCGAAGAGGTGCTGTGGGTGCTGCAGGCCGCCGTGGGCAGCAAGGTCTTCGGCCACCAGAAAGTCTTGGCCAGGCTGGTGGCCAAGGCCTGCATCCTGGCGCTGCCGCCAGACCGCACGGCCTTCAACGCGGACTTCATCCGCGTCTGCAAGATCCTCGGCGGCGGGGTGGCCGACTCCAGCGTGGTGGAAGGGGTGGTCGTCTGCGCGGAGGCCGAAGGGATCGTCCGGCGCGTGGAGAGGGCCCGCATCGCGGCCTACTCCTGTTCCTTCGGCCCGTCCGGCTTCGAGGCGAAGAGCACCGCCGTCTTCAGCAGCGCGTCGGACATCAGGCGCTTCAGCAAAAGCGAAGAGAACATCATCGAGCAGCGAATCCTGGACCTCGCCAGAGCCGGCGTCACCGTGGTGGTGGCCGGGGGGAAGGTAGACGAGATGGCGCTCTTCTACGCCAACCGGTACCGGCTGATGGTCGTCCGGCTGCGCTCCCGGATGGAGCTACAGCGCCTGTGCAAGGCAGTGGGGGCCACTCTGCTGCTGACCGTGGCCCCTCCGGCGCCCGAGGAGCTGGGCCACTGCCGTCGCGTTTACATGAGTGAGATTGGCAGCACCAGTGTGGTCGTCTTCAGCCAAGACGGCATCGCTTGTCCTGTGGTCACCATCGTGCTcagaggggccaccacagagatgCTAGACTGTGTGGAGGAGGCTATCCACGATGGCATCAACGTCTACAAGGTATTGGGCAGCGATGCACGGCTGCTGCCTGGTGCTGGGGCCACCGAGATGGCGCTGTCAGTGCGGCTCAGCACCTTGGGGATGTACTTCCCTGGACCCGAGCAGTACGGCATCTTGGAGTTCTCCCAGGCCCTGAAGACCCTCCCGGCTACCCTGGCGGAAAACGCAGGCTTGCCGGTCAATGAGGCGATGGCCAAGATTGAGGTGCAGCACCAGCTGGGCACCCAGAACACGGGCCTCAGGCTGGCGAGCGAGGAGGCGGGCACCATTGATGCCGCCAAGGAAGGGCTGTTCGACCCGTTTTTGGTGAAGTACCGAGGCATCCTGCTTGCGACCCAGACGGCCGTCACACTGCTGGGCGTAAGCGAGGTCATGATGGCCAAGAAGAGTGGTGGGCCCAAGCCTAGAGGAGATAACCCTAACTGGGACCAAGAGCCAGACGCCTTGGATTGACGTCATGGATACTAGCCAAGGTCACCTTATCAATAAAGTACAATGGCCATGGTTaactgggtctctctctctctctctctctctctctctctctctctctctctctctctctctctctcatatctctGGGGTTGCCTGTCTGGTTAAGTGGGCAAGAGAAACATCACTGTCCTGTTTGCCAAGAATACTCATGAAAGTGTTgcattggaagagaccccaggggtcatttagtccaaccccctgcaactgcAGGTCATCACAgctgattttcttttcctttgaacAAAAACGATAAACAAATATGGATGCTGGGCGAAGGGAGCCCAAGTTCTGCTCCATATATTATGCAAATTAGCTGAGATCAGCATGTCGTTATGGGGAGTTAAGACAAGCCAGAGCACTGAAGTTCAGCCCATTAGTTACACTATCCCCTGGCTGCTACATGCCCTGCTCGGACAGAGAACGCAGGAGAAAGGTGAGGCCATAATGCTTGGTGCAGAGGAGgtagaggttttggactacaactcccatcaagccgtgctgcctagggctgatgggagttgtaggccaaaacctctgctTGGGCACCAGGTTCCAGTTGGGAGGAAGTTATTCCTGATTGGCTTTTGGCATTTGCACCTCCCAcctcatcctcacaacaaacctgcaaGGACAGAGGaagtggtggaggggaggggttgAGCTTCGCAAATGACCACGTCAGGATTTGAACTTGGCTCTCCCTGTTCAGCCCATgacgaaagaaaagaaaaacacaacttaTAAGCCGCAGGTCTCTAAGCAATTtacattaaagaaaaaatatagGGCCATGCATAATAGCATAGCAGGAAAAGCGGGGATAATATAATACATTAACATTTCATACAGAATACAACTTACGGGAAAACAAAAGTAGCAAACAACATTAGCATTATTCAACCACCCAGTAATTAGCAGATAAACAAAACCTCACCCTTCCCCTCACATCGAACCAACAATCTGCCCCGTTTAACCTCCCACCCCAGATTTAGGGCTGTGCGGGTGGTTTCCCTGCACTGGGCAATAAGAGTGGGCGTggtatagatattattattattattattattaagcaaaggTGGCACAAAGTTATAATCATATAATAAACCTATATTTATATGAGTagctactgagaagatccattagaAAGCAGCtgcaccaaaaggaattattgtaaaaataagaaatattggggggggggatttcagccTTGCTCAGGACGCCGTtgttaccaaagtccacccccaCATTCAGAAGTCTGGTGTCAGGCCAGCTACTGCAAATCTGCCGTTGGTACGGCATCCTCCACATCCTCCAAATGTGGTCTGGCATTTCTCCCCCCATCTTCAGTGGGGAGCAgtagcaaagcaaagcagggagatgGCGGCAAAAGTTTCAGAGCATGGGGAAAATACCTGCTGCGGCCGAGAACGGGATGACAGACTGAGCCATGGGCTCTGAGTCCCGGAAGCCGCTGTGCTCAGCCTAAAGCGAGGCCATGTTGAAGGAGTCCGGGATAAGGGCAAAGTGGCCAGAACTGCATGGAAGCAACAAAGCTGACCCAACAGGTCGGCACACCCACCTGCCAAACTTTTGAACACGGGACGAGGCATGCTCACTCATGAGACTGCAGAGCATTCAGATGCTCGCTGCCACAGGAAGGATGCATCTGTGGCCAGCGAGAGAAGCACCACCAGGTCCCGGGGAATAAGCCCATTGATTTCCACCCCTCCAGCAGTGGTCCTATGCTCCTTCCCCCAGGGGAGAAGAACAGAGAGGGGAGTCCCGCTTCACCCAGCCAGGGCAGCCAGGTCCTAAGAGGAGGCCTCTGTTCTCCAGTCTcagcctcttctctctccccccacaacCACCATGTCTCACTTCTGTTTGCCCTCCTTGTCAATCAGCCTACCTCCCACGCCTGAGGCTGGTGATGCCTGGGGACTAAGGACACCGGCGGTGGGCAGGGCTGAAGCCATCAGTGGGCATAACAGCATAAGAGCAGCccgctggatcaagccaatggcccactCTGTCCCaggagtggaggaaggggggcgttgggggcggtccgccctgggtgttgTCActgggggggtgacattcggcgcgCCGCCCGCCCGCGGCTCCCAAGCCTTCCCCGAGCCGTTGGGGGAAAGGGCGGAGCTGTGTCACCTTGCCGGCGGCCTTCCCCCCATCCGCCTCTGCCctgtccagcatcccattctcccaGCAACGCCCCAGTGGGAAGTGCTAAAGCAGGGTCCGAGCACAagcgccctctcccctcctgcggcctccagcaattggtatccagaagcatggctgcctctgagtgtggaggcagaggacagccattgtggctggcagccatgaacagccctctcctccaggagTTTGTCTAATACGCTTTTAAAGGTGTCCAAGTTGGTAGCCGtccctgcttcctgtgggagggagttccgtagggCCTGAGCCATGCACATTTCCCCTCTGGGTCTctccatgataataataataataataataataataataataataataataataataatttattacttgtaccctgccTAACTGGCCAggcccccccagccactctgggcggcttccgacaggatattgttgttgttgtttagttgtttagtcgtgtccgactcttcgtaaccccatggaccatagcacgccaggcactcctgtcttccactgcctcctgcagtttggtcagactcatgttcgtagcttcgagaacaacaTTGCAACATTGAGGGGCACATCCCAGTATGTATATGCATGTCTGCCATTGCCAAATATTACATTGGAACAAAGTGTTAACGATTGCGCAGCGGCCCCAACCCGGGGAAAAATCCATCCGTCTTGAAACCCATGTGAATTTAGATTGTAGCTGCCGTCGCCACCCCATCGCTGATTCTGATACCCAGATTCCCAGATATTTTTCATCAGCTCTGATCAATGAGGCAGTACGACTAATCAACGAATGTTTTAATCACGGGTTAAAACTTTGCTGCCTGATAGTTCTATTAGCTAATCAATcaaaagctttgttgttgttgtttagtcatgtccgactcttcgtgaccccatggaccagagcatgccaggcactcctgtcttccactgcctcccgtagtttggtcaaactcatgttcgtagcttcgagaacactgtccaaccatctcgtcctctgtcgtccccttctcctagtgccctccatctttcccaacatcagggtcttttccaaggattcttctcttctcatgaggtggccaaagtattgcagcctcagcttcacgatctgtccttccagtgagtactcagggctgatttccttcagaatggataggtttgatcttcttgcagtccatgggactctcaagagtctcctccagcaccataattcaaaagcatcaattcttcggcgatcagccatctttatggtccagctctcacttccatacatcactacgggggaaaccatagctttaactatatggacctttgtaggcaaggtgatgtctctgctttttaagatgctgtctaggtttgtcattgcttttctcccaagaagcaggcgtcttttaatttcgtgactgctgtcaccatctgcagtgatcaaggagcccaagaaagtaaaatctctcactgcctccatttcttccccttctatttgccaggaggtgatgggaccagtggccatgatcttggtttttttgatgttgagcttcagaccatattctgcgctctcctctttcaccctcattaaaaggttctttaattcctcctcactttctgccatcaaggttgtgtcatctgcatatctgaggttgttgatatttcttccggcaatcttaattccggcttgggatttatctagtccagccttttgcatgacgaattctgcatatgttaaataagcagggagacaatatacaaccttgtcgtaccaattttgaaccaatcagttgttccatatccagttctaactgtagcttcttgtcccacatagagatttctcaggagacagatgaggatattaaaaacacaataaaacatcacacattaaaaacttccctaaacagagctgccttcagatgtcttctaaaagtcagctagttgtttatttccttgacatctggtgggagggcattccacagagcaggcgccaccaccgagaaggccctctgcccggttccctgtagctgcacttctcgcagggagggaaccgccagaaggccctcggcgctggacctcattgtctgggctgaacgatgggggtggagacgatcctttagtaa
The window above is part of the Zootoca vivipara chromosome 13, rZooViv1.1, whole genome shotgun sequence genome. Proteins encoded here:
- the LOC118095758 gene encoding T-complex protein 1 subunit theta-like codes for the protein MAAHVPQAPGLPQMLKAGMKYFSGLQETLFSNLTACKALVRSLRTCYGPLGRNKLVVNHLGKNFHTSHAATILRELELENPVACLLRTAAETQNVETGDGTNFVILLTGALLENAEKLLHSGLPVVHIRAGYEMACKEVLRLLPGLSCYVLKNPRDVEEVLWVLQAAVGSKVFGHQKVLARLVAKACILALPPDRTAFNADFIRVCKILGGGVADSSVVEGVVVCAEAEGIVRRVERARIAAYSCSFGPSGFEAKSTAVFSSASDIRRFSKSEENIIEQRILDLARAGVTVVVAGGKVDEMALFYANRYRLMVVRLRSRMELQRLCKAVGATLLLTVAPPAPEELGHCRRVYMSEIGSTSVVVFSQDGIACPVVTIVLRGATTEMLDCVEEAIHDGINVYKVLGSDARLLPGAGATEMALSVRLSTLGMYFPGPEQYGILEFSQALKTLPATLAENAGLPVNEAMAKIEVQHQLGTQNTGLRLASEEAGTIDAAKEGLFDPFLVKYRGILLATQTAVTLLGVSEVMMAKKSGGPKPRGDNPNWDQEPDALD